In a genomic window of Muntiacus reevesi chromosome 1, mMunRee1.1, whole genome shotgun sequence:
- the LOC136164551 gene encoding olfactory receptor 2D2-like, whose amino-acid sequence MQELNQSAVTEFILLGFALNPRTNPLLFTFFLVFYLLILVSNSLLITLIHQDTRLHTPMYFFISVLPLLDMGHTTTTVPQMLVHILSKKRAISFARCVAQMYIFLLFGITESWLFSIMSVDRYVAICHPLRYKVIMSRWLCLLMVGICAAYGVVGGLSYTFFAMRLPYCGPNEIDHYFCEIPVVLKLACADTSLNDLVDFITGFNVIVVPLSLIVLVYVNIFATIMKIRSAQGRIKAFSTCASHITVVTMFAIPCIITYMSLGSDSLSNSSKKMALLYNIATAFLNPVIYSLRNKDVKNAFLKLMGRGRAPE is encoded by the coding sequence ATGCAGGAACTCAACCAGTCCGCTGTGACAGAATTCATCCTGTTGGGCTTTGCCTTGAACCCCAGGACCAATCCTCTGCTCTTCACCTTCTTTCTGGTCTTTTACCTGCTGATCCTTGTGAGCAACAGTCTCCTCATCACCCTCATCCACCAGGACACACGCCTCCACACGCCCATGTACTTCTTCATCAGTGTCCTCCCCCTGCTGGACATGGGCCACACCACCACGACGGTGCCCCAGATGCTCGTGCACATTCTCAGCAAGAAGAGAGCCATCTCTTTTGCTAGATGTGTGGCCCAGATGTACATCTTCCTCCTCTTTGGGATCACTGAGTCCTGGCTTTTCTCCATCATGTCTGTGGACAGgtacgtggccatctgccaccctctCCGTTATAAGGTCATCATGAGCCGCTGGCTGTGCCTTCTCATGGTGGGCATCTGTGCAGCCTATGGTGTGGTGGGTGGTCTGTCCTATACCTTCTTTGCTATGCGCCTTCCCTACTGTGGCCCTAATGAAATTGACCACTACTTCTGTGAGATCCCTGTGGTCCTGAAGCTGGCCTGTGCAGACACATCCCTCAATGACTTGGTGGACTTCATCACAGGCTTCAATGTCATTGTGGTCCCACTCTCCCTGATTGTCCTTGTCTATGTCAACATCTTTGCCACCATCATGAAGATTCGCTCAGCCCAGGGGCGGATAAAGGCCTTCTCTACCTGTGcctcccacatcactgtggttacCATGTTTGCTATTCCATGCATCATCACATACATGAGCCTTGGCTCTGATTCTTTGTCAAATAGTAGCAAGAAAATGGCCCTTTTATATAACATTGCCACAGCCTTCCTCAACCCTgtcatctacagcctgaggaataAGGATGTGAAAAATGCTTTCCTCAAACtgatgggaaggggcagggccccAGAGTGA
- the LOC136164546 gene encoding olfactory receptor 2G3-like: MQDFLLGNRSSLTEFILLGFSGNTKINVILFIIFFFLYLVTLLGNGLIITLIRKDSRLHTPMYFFLSVLSILDMGYVTTTVPQMLVHLVSKKKTISYVGCVAQMYIFLMLGITESWLFAIMAYDRYVAICHPLRYNVIMSPLLCGLMVAFCGFWGTSCALIYTISAMILPYCGPNEINHFFCEVPAVLKLACADTSLNDQVDFILGFILLLVPLSLIIIVYVNIFAAILRIRSSQGRLKAFSTCASHITVVTMFSVPCMVMYMRPGSEASPEEDKKLALFYNVISAFLNPIIYSLRNKDVKRAFLKVTGWGNAPE; the protein is encoded by the coding sequence ATGCAGGACTTCCTCTTGGGAAACCGCAGCTCCCTTACTGAATTTATTCTTCTAGGATTCTCTGGCAACACAAAGATAAATGTTATTCtgttcatcattttctttttcctctaccTTGTCACCCTTCTGGGCAATGGGCTCATTATCACCTTGATACGCAAGGATTCCCGcctccacacacccatgtatttttttcttagtgtCCTATCCATTCTGGATATGGGGTATGTCACCACCACAGTGCCCCAGATGCTGGTGCATCTGGTTTCCAAGAAAAAGACAATTTCTTATGTTGGATGTGTGGCCCAGATGTACATCTTTCTGATGCTAGGTATCACTGAGTCTTGGCTTTTTGCAATCATGGCTTACGACAGGTATGTAGCTATTTGCCACCCCCTGAGGTATAATGTCATCATGAGCCCTTTGCTGTGTGGGTTAATGGTGGCCTTCTGCGGATTCTGGGGTACTAGTTGTGCTCTGATATATACCATCTCTGCTATGATTCTTCCCTATTGTGGACCCAATGAGATAaatcatttcttctgtgaagtACCTGCAGTCTTGAAGTTAGCCTGTGCAGACACGTCTCTCAATGACCAGGTGGACTTCATCTTGGGCTTCATCCTTCTGTTGGTCCCACTCTCCCTCATCATCATTGTCTACGTCAATATATTTGCTGCCATCTTGAGAATTCGCTCATCCCAAGGGCGGCTCAAGGCTTTTTCCACCTGTGcctcccacatcactgtggtcaCCATGTTCTCTGTTCCATGCATGGTCATGTACATGAGACCTGGATCAGAGGCCTCCCCAGAAGAGGATAAGAAGCTGGCACTGTTCTACAATGTCATCTCTGCCTTCCTCAACCCcatcatctacagcctgaggaacaaagATGTGAAGAGGGCTTTCCTCAAAGTGACAGGCTGGGGCAATGCACCAGAATGA